A region from the Benincasa hispida cultivar B227 chromosome 8, ASM972705v1, whole genome shotgun sequence genome encodes:
- the LOC120082597 gene encoding DExH-box ATP-dependent RNA helicase DExH14 isoform X2 — MLFQIPRLTSSLREPFDVDQAYLHRKLLLQNHKPTHSVASSGESELARKIVYQWDEASFEVRQAYKQFIAGVVGLVDREVPSEELGEVALTIYCLFGEQKEDNDLDYTAKNMEELQKLIGNTVSDARLQKVISLAQKLFILQPRDHATTLLAEKHVNKGGSDVEFGADLAFREPTRFMVDVSLENSDLPGKDITAPTFDDRQHMLDDSINFDHSTERGKLNLSWLRDACDEITRKSTSQLSLDELAMAICRVLHSEKPGEEIAADLLDIVGDGAFEFVQDLISHRRELVDDIHHGLTIIKSEKTNSSSQSRMPSYGTQVTVQTESERQIDKLRRKEEKKNKRGTEYGSESDFSAISFSSLVQASQRKNPFDDLIGSGEGTNSLTVSALPQGTQRKHFKGYEEVIIPPIPAAQMKPGEKLIEIKELDDFAQAAFRGFKYLNRIQSRIFDTVYNTNENILVCAPTGAGKTNIAMISILHEISQHFKDGYLHKDEFKIVYVAPMKALAAEVTSTFSHRLSPLNVTVRELTGDMQLSKNELEETQMIVTTPEKWDVITRKSSDMSLSMLVKLLIIDEVHLLNDDRGPVIEALVARTLRQVESTQTMIRIVGLSATLPNYLEVAQFLRVNPGTGLFFFDSSYRPVPLAQQYIGISEHNFAARNELLNEICYKKVVDSLKHGHQAMVFVHSRKDTAKTAEKLVEIGRKYDDLELFKNDAHPQFGIIKKEVIKSRNKDLVELFNFGIGVHHAGMLRSDRGLTERLFSDGLLKVLVCTATLAWGVNLPAHTVVIKGTQLYDPKAGGWRDLGMLDVMQIFGRAGRPQFDKSGEGIIITSHDKLAHYLRLLTSQLPIESQFIGSLKDNLNAEVALGTVTNVKEACAWLGYTYLFIRMRLNPLAYGIVWDEVMADPSLSSKQRALITDAARALDKSKMMRFDEKSGNFYCTELGRIASHFYIQYSSVETYNEMLRRHMNDSEIIDMVAHSSEFENIVVRDEEQSELEMSVRTSCPLEVKGGPSNKHGKISILIQLYISRGSIDTFSLVSDAAYISASLARIMRALFEICLRRGWCEMTSFMLEYCKAVDRRIWPHQHPLRQFDKDLSSDEMQEKDIGALIRYAPGGRLVKQYLGYFPLIQLSATVSPITRTVLKVEVVITADFIWKDRFHGGSQRWWILVEDNENDHIYHSELFTLAKKKAREPQRLSFTVPIFEPHPPQYYIHAVSDSWLQAEAFYTISFQNLALPEARTSHTELLDLKPLPITALGNRSYESLYKFSHFNPIQTQIFHVLYHTDDNILLGAPTGSGKTISAELAMLRLFNTQPDMKVVYIAPLKAIVRERMNDWKNGLVSRLGKKMVEMTGDFTPDLMALLSADIIISTPEKWDGISRNWHSRSYVTKVGLMILDEIHLLGADRGPILEVIVSRMRYISSQTERKVRFVGLSTALANASDLGDWLGVGENGLFNFKPSVRPVPLEVHIQGYPGKFYCPRMNSMNKPTYAAICTHSPTKPVLIFVSSRRQTRLTALDLIQFAASDEHPRQFLNMAEEELQMILCQVIDQNLRHTLQFGIGLHHAGLNDGDRSMVEELFANNKIQVLVCTSTLAWGVNLPAHLVIIKGTEYYDGKSKRYIDFPITDILQMMGRAGRPQYDQHGKAVILVHEPKKSFYKKFLYEPFPVESSLKEQLHDHINAEIVSGTICHKEDAVHYLSWTYLFRRLMVNPAYYGLDSMEPEILSSYLSRLVQSTFEDLEDSGCIKMNEDSVEPMMLGSIASQYYLSYITLSMFGSNIGPDTSLEVFLHILSAASEYDELPVRHNEENYNAALSERVRYKVDKDRLDDPHVKANLLFQAHFSQLELPISDYITDLKSVLDQSIRIIQAMIDICANSGWLSSSITCMRLLQMVMQGLWFDVDSALWMLPCMNDDLASLLKQTGYHTLQQLLDLPKTALQNLIGNFPASKLTQDLQIFPRVQMKIKLQRKDDDVEKAPSLSIRLEKISSRKNRTRAYAPRFPKMKDEAWWLVLGNTSTSELYALKRVSFSDRLVTTMQLPPKRNDFQEMKLILVSDCYLGYEQEYSIKELISGSS, encoded by the exons ATGTTGTTTCAGATTCCTCGATTGACCAGCTCCCTCAGGGAGCCATTCGATGTCGACCAGGCGTATCTCCATCGCAAGCTCCTTCTTCAGAATCACAAACCGACCCA TTCCGTAGCTTCATCGGGCGAGTCAGAGCTAGCACGGAAGATAGTGTATCAATGGGATGAAG CATCCTTTGAAGTTCGACAAGCCTATAAGCAGTTCATTGCGGGAGTTGTTGGGTTGGTGGACAGAGAAGTGCCATCCGAGGAGCTTGGTGAGGTAGCACTGACTATCTATTGCCTTTTTGGCGAGCAGAAAGAAGATAATGATCTTGACTATACTGCCAAAAACAT GGAAGAACTGCAAAAGCTTATTGGCAATACAGTTTCAGATGCTAGGCTGCAAAAAGTTATTTCTCTAGCTCAGAAACTATTTATCTTGCAGCCAAGGGATCATGCAACTACATTGCTGGCAGAGAAGCATGTTAACAAGGGTGGCTCCGATGTAGAGTTTGGCGCTGATCTTGCTTTTAGAGAACCTACTAGGTTTATGGTGGATGTGTCTCTGGAAAATTCAGATTTACCAGGCAAGGATATTACTGCACCTACATTTGATGACAGACAACACATGCTTGATGATTCCATAAACTTTGATCACTCTACTGAAAGAGGAAAGTTAAATTTGAGTTGGTTGAGGGATGCGTGTGACGAGATAACAAGAAAAAGTACCTCACAACTTTCCCTTGATGAACTTGCAATGGCCATTTGCCGAGTCCTTCATTCAGAAAAACCTGGCGAGGAG ATAGCTGCAGATCTATTGGATATTGTTGGTGATGGAGCATTTGAGTTTGTTCAAGATCTTATTTCT CACCGAAGGGAACTTGTTGATGATATTCATCATGGGTTAACAATAATAAAATCTGAAAAGACAAATTCAAGCTCACAATCACGAATGCCTAGCTATGGAACTCAG GTTACTGTTCAAACAGAATCAGAGAGGCAAATTGATAAGCTTCGACgtaaggaagaaaagaaaaataaacgaGGAACTGAATATGGTTCAGAAAGTGATTTTTCTGCTATAAGCTTTTCTTCTCTAGTTCAAGCAAGTCAAAGGAAAAATCCATTTGACGATCTTATTGGATCTGGTGAGGGCACTAACTCCCTTACTGTCAGTGCCCTCCCTCAAGGAACACAAAGGAAGCATTTTAAGGGATATGAGGAGGTAATTATCCCTCCAATCCCAGCAGCTCAAATGAAACCTGGAGAAAAGCtg ATTGAAATAAAGGAGTTGGATGATTTTGCTCAAGCTGCTTTTCGCGGATTCAAATACTTAAATCGTATACAGAGTCGCATTTTTGACACTGTTTATAACACTAATGAGAATATACTA gtCTGTGCTCCAACAGGGGCTGGGAAAACTAATATAGCCATGATCTCCATTCTCCACGAG ATTTCACAGCACTTCAAAGATGGATATTTGCATAAAGatgaatttaaaatagtttatgtTGCTCCTATGAAG GCATTGGCTGCAGAGGTCACATCTACTTTTAGTCATCGTTTATCACCCTTGAATGTTACTGTAAGAGAACTAACTGGAGACATGCAACTTTCAAAGAATGAACTTGAAGAAACTCAG ATGATAGTAACAACACCTGAGAAATGGGATGTCATTACTCGCAAAAGCAGCGACATGTCGCTGTCGATGTTAGTcaaactcttaattattgatgaGGTACATCTTTTAAATGATGACCGAGGGCCTGTAATTGAGGCACTAGTTGCACGAACTCTTCGTCAG GTGGAGTCAACACAAACAATGATACGTATTGTTGGCCTTTCAGCCACCCTCCCTAATTACTTAGAG GTTGCACAGTTTCTTAGAGTGAATCCAGGAACAGGACTTTTCTTCTTTGATTCTAGCTACCGTCCCGTTCCTCTTGCACAACAATATATTGGTATCAGCGAGCATAACTTCGCAGCTCGCAATGAATTGTTAAATGAAATATGCTATAAGAAG GTTGTTGATTCATTAAAGCATGGGCATCAAGCAATGGTGTTTGTTCATTCTCGAAAGGACACAGCAAAGACAGCAGAGAAACTG GTCGAAATTGGTCGAAAGTATGATGATCTCGAGCTATTTAAGAATGATGCACACCCACAATTTGGTATTATCAAG AAAGAAGTCATCAAATCCAGGAATAAAGATCTAGTAGAACTTTTTAATTTTGGGATTGGTGTACATCATGCTGGAATGCTACGCTCTGATAGAGGTTTAACTGAAAGGCTTTTCTCCGATGGACTGTTGAAG GTTCTTGTTTGTACAGCTACCTTAGCATGGGGTGTAAATCTGCCTGCTCATACGGTTGTTATAAAG GGCACCCAACTGTATGATCCAAAAGCTGGTGGATGGCGAGATTTGGGTATGCTTGATGTCATGCAG ATTTTTGGACGAGCTGGGAGACCTCAGTTTGACAAAAGTGGTGAAGGCATCATAATTACATCTCACGATAAACTTGCCCATTATTTGCGATTGCTTACAAGTCAGCTCCCCATAGAGAGTCAG TTTATTGGTTCTTTGAAAGATAATTTGAATGCGGAGGTTGCACTGGGTACTGTAACGAATGTGAAGGAAGCTTGTGCCTGGCTTGGATATACATATCTATTTATAAGGATGAGACTAAATCCTTTGGCATATGGTATCGTATGGGATGAG GTCATGGCAGATCCATCTTTGAGCTCAAAGCAAAGAGCTCTCATAACAGATGCTGCACGTGCACTTGACAAATCAAAGATGATGCGTTTTGATGAAAAAAGTGGCAACTTTTATTGTACAGAGCTCGGCCGCATTGCCAGCCACTTCTATATTCAGTATTCCAGTGTTGAAACATATAATGAGATGTTGAGACGTCATATGAATGACAGTGAG ATTATTGACATGGTTGCTCATTCTTCTGAGTTTGAGAATATTGTTGTTCGGGATGAGGAGCAGAGTGAGCTGGAGATGTCAGTACGAACATCATGCCCCTTGGAAGTTAAAGGTGGCCCATCAAATAAACATGGAAAAATTTCCATCCTTATTCAG TTGTACATTTCCAGAGGTTCCATTGATACCTTCTCATTAGTCTCCGATGCTGCTTATATAAGTGCTAGCTTGGCTCGTATTATGCGAGCTCTATTCGAAATATGTTTGAGAAGGGGTTGGTGTGAAATGACTTCGTTCATGTTGGAATACTGCAAAGCTGTTGATCGTCGAATATGGCCACACCAGCATCCTCTAAGACAATTTGACAAGGATCTTTCTTCAGAT GAGATGCAGGAAAAAGACATAGGAGCATTGATCCGTTATGCACCTGGTGGAAGA TTGGTTAAGCAGTATTTAGGTTATTTTCCACTAATCCAGTTATCAGCAACTGTCAGTCCAATAACAAGAACAGTCCTGAAG GTTGAGGTGGTCATAACGGCCGACTTCATATGGAAAGATCGTTTTCATGGTGGTTCACAACGCTGGTGGATACTAGTTGAG GACAACGAGAATGACCATATTTATCACTCTGAGCTTTTCACTCTGGCAAAGAAGAAGGCTAGAGAGCCTCAAAGGCTTTCCTTCACAGTCCCAATATTTGAGCCACATCCACCTCAATATTATATTCATGCCGTTTCTGACTCCTGGCTGCAAGCAGAAGCATTTTACACCATATCTTTCCAAAATTTAGCGTTACCGGAG GCCCGTACGTCACACACTGAGCTCCTAGACTTAAAACCTCTTCCAATAACTGCTCTTGGTAACAGAAGTTACGAATCCCTGTAtaaattttcacattttaaCCCAATACAAACCCAG ATTTTTCATGTGTTGTATCATACAGATGATAACATTCTGTTGGGTGCTCCCACTGGGAGTGGAAAAACCATATCTGCTGAACTTGCTATGCTTCGTCTCTTCAATACACAGCCTGATATGAAG GTTGTTTACATAGCACCTTTGAAGGCCATTGTTCGTGAAAGAATGAATGACTGGAAAAATGGTCTTGTTTCTCGGCTCGGCAAAAAAATG GTTGAAATGACTGGAGATTTTACCCCTGATTTGATGGCACTTCTGTCAGCAGATATTATAATATCAACCCCCGAAAAGTGGGATGGTATTAGTAGAAATTGGCATAGTCGAAGCTATGTTACGAAG GTTGGACTAATGATTCTGGATGAGATCCACTTATTGGGAGCAGATCGTGGTCCCATCCTTGAG GTTATTGTTTCAAGGATGAGGTATATATCATCACAGACTGAGCGAAAAGTTAGATTTGTAGGCCTTTCAACTGCTTTAGCGAATGCAAG tGATTTGGGTGACTGGTTAGGTGTTGGAGAAAATGGACTTTTCAATTTCAAACCAAGCGTAAGGCCAGTGCCTCTTGAAGTTCATATCCAG GGATATCCTGGAAAGTTCTACTGCCCTAGGATGAACAGTATGAATAAACCAACTTATGCTGCCATCTGCACCCATTCACCAACCAAGCCAGTTCTTATATTCGTCTCATCTCGTCGTCAAACAAGACTCACAGCATTGGATCTTATTCAG TTTGCAGCTTCAGATGAGCATCCAAGGCAATTTCTTAATATGGCCGAAGAAGAGCTTCAGATGATCCTTTGTCAAGTTATCGATCAAAATCTCAGGCACACCTTGCAGTTTGGTATTGGGCTACACCATGCAGGTCTAAATGATGGGGATAGGTCTATGGTTGAGGAACTGTTTGCAAACAACAAAATTCAG GTATTGGTTTGTACTAGCACATTGGCTTGGGGTGTGAACCTTCCTGCACATCTAGTTATTATCAAG GGAACAGAATATTATGATGGAAAATCAAAGAGATACATTGATTTTCCAATCACAGATATTCTACAAATGATGGGTCGTGCAGGTCGACCACAGTATGATCAACATGGAAAAGCAGTTATTCTTGTTCATGAACCCAAAAAGAGCTTTTATAAGAAG TTTTTGTACGAACCATTCCCGGTTGAGAGTAGTCTGAAGGAGCAGTTGCATGACCATATAAATGCTGAGATAGTTTCGGGCACCATTTGTCATAAAGAGGATGCAGTGCACTATCTTAGCTGGACATATTTGTTTCGTAGGCTG ATGGTAAATCCTGCTTACTATGGATTGGATAGCATGGAACCTGAAATTCTAAGTTCGTACTTGTCTAG GTTAGTACAAAGCACATTTGAGGATCTTGAGGATAGTGGATGCATAAAGATGAACGAAGACAGTGTGGAGCCAATGATGCTGGGCTCAATAGCTTCTCAGTATTACCTCAGCTACATTACTTTATCAATGTTTGGCTCAAATATAGGTCCAGATACGTCACTTGAA GTATTTTTGCATATCCTTTCTGCGGCTTCCGAGTATGATGAACTTCCTGTGCGGCATAATGAG GAAAACTACAATGCTGCTCTATCCGAGAGGGTTCGATATAAGGTGGACAAAGATCGACTTGATGATCCACATGTGAAGGCGAATTTACTTTTTCAG GCACATTTTTCTCAGTTGGAATTACCTATCAGTGACTACATTACTGACTTAAAGTCTGTGTTGGATCAAAGTATACGCATTATTCAGGCCATGATTGATATATGTGCTAACAGTGGATGGCTATCAAGCTCGatcacatgcatgcgtttattGCAAATGGTCATGCAG